A genomic region of Tsukamurella pulmonis contains the following coding sequences:
- a CDS encoding glycerophosphodiester phosphodiesterase family protein, whose amino-acid sequence MNLRRLSIVSVCLALLVGAAPAGAAPRTVDLQAHRGGLGLQTESTLEGFSAAMRLGVTTLELDTQVTKDRKVVITHDRKVDARKCVDTAPATPGDPQYPYVGKYVRDLTYAQIRTMNCGYEKLAASQRVVSGARIPELRELFDLVRARRSPVRMNIETKVEAGAPSETAPRGEFVRAVAEEITRSGLARQVTIQSFDWTALREIGPMLPGVGLIALTNGEQFLQTGKAGASPWLGLDVDDYDGDWVRAAKTTIPGLTTISPVQGDPQDGGIGDADFVRFTTAALIRRAHDQGLKVIPWTVNDPATMRALLNDGVDGLITDYPDRARAVFRELGMALPAAS is encoded by the coding sequence ATGAACCTGCGCCGGTTGTCGATCGTGTCCGTGTGCCTCGCGCTGCTGGTGGGGGCGGCCCCGGCCGGGGCGGCGCCGCGGACCGTCGACCTGCAGGCGCACCGGGGTGGGCTCGGCCTGCAGACGGAGTCCACCCTGGAGGGCTTCTCCGCCGCGATGCGGCTCGGCGTCACCACGCTGGAGTTGGACACGCAGGTGACCAAGGACCGGAAGGTCGTGATCACGCACGACCGGAAGGTGGATGCGCGCAAGTGCGTCGACACCGCGCCGGCGACACCCGGCGACCCGCAGTACCCGTACGTCGGCAAGTACGTTCGCGACCTGACCTACGCGCAGATCCGCACGATGAACTGCGGCTATGAGAAGCTCGCCGCATCGCAGCGAGTGGTCAGCGGGGCCCGGATCCCCGAACTGCGTGAACTGTTCGACCTCGTCCGCGCCCGGCGCTCGCCGGTGCGGATGAACATCGAGACCAAGGTGGAGGCCGGGGCACCGTCGGAGACGGCGCCGCGCGGTGAGTTCGTGCGGGCGGTGGCGGAGGAGATCACGCGTTCCGGCCTCGCCCGACAGGTGACGATCCAGAGTTTCGACTGGACGGCCCTGCGGGAGATCGGCCCGATGCTGCCGGGCGTCGGGCTCATCGCGCTCACCAACGGCGAGCAGTTCCTGCAGACCGGCAAGGCCGGTGCGTCGCCGTGGCTCGGCCTCGACGTGGACGACTACGACGGCGACTGGGTGCGGGCCGCGAAGACGACGATTCCGGGCCTGACCACGATCTCGCCGGTGCAGGGCGATCCGCAGGACGGCGGCATCGGCGACGCGGACTTCGTCCGCTTCACCACCGCGGCCCTGATCCGGCGTGCCCACGATCAGGGGCTGAAGGTCATCCCCTGGACCGTCAACGATCCCGCGACGATGCGCGCGCTGCTGAACGACGGGGTGGACGGGCTCATCACCGACTACCCGGATCGCGCCCGCGCGGTGTTCCGGGAACTCGGGATGGCGCTGCCCGCGGCGAGTTGA